A section of the Enterococcus montenegrensis genome encodes:
- a CDS encoding sensor histidine kinase codes for MLDLFILMMERVGLIILLAFLLVNVSYFKRVLENREQFSSKVILIVVFGLFAILTNFTGIEIAGNKIVPSNFLTHISENTSIANARTLVISVAGLVGGPSVGATVGGIAGIHRFFQGSGQGSFYIFSSFLIGLVSGLIRLLLIKKQWQNKAWVYALVGILMESIQMVFVAFFSGPALAQMIAGPMIMINGIGTFIFMSIINITLKQEEQAKAVQTHDVLNLAAQTLPYFRAGLKRESSQAAAEIIQRYTKLAAISITDKHQILAHVGAGSDHHIPEIEVITELSKKVLQSGSMLIAHSKEQIGCKNPNCPLAAAIVIPLFAHEKVVGTLKMYFTDETKLTYVEEELAEGLATIFSSQIELGEAEERSQLLKDAEIKSLQAQVNPHFFFNAINTISALMRRDTNQARSLLLQLSTYFRGNLTGARQTKLLLSQELQHLAAYLQLEQARFPNRYQIDVKIKDELQSALIPSYAVQILVENAIKHAFSNRKENNHVHVTITSKKDVLILQVEDNGVGIKATLLSQLGKQAVVSEKGTGTALENLNRRLHSLYGDAGQLKAENKAAGGAVFTISLPLELEGGNE; via the coding sequence ATGTTGGATTTATTTATTTTGATGATGGAGCGAGTAGGCTTAATTATTTTATTAGCCTTTTTATTAGTAAATGTCTCCTATTTTAAGCGCGTACTAGAAAATCGGGAACAGTTTTCATCTAAAGTCATTTTGATTGTTGTTTTCGGGCTGTTTGCCATTTTAACGAATTTTACCGGAATTGAAATTGCGGGTAATAAGATTGTACCAAGCAATTTTTTAACCCATATTTCAGAGAACACCTCCATCGCCAACGCCCGTACGCTAGTGATCAGTGTTGCCGGTTTAGTGGGCGGCCCAAGTGTTGGCGCAACCGTGGGTGGGATTGCAGGGATTCATCGCTTTTTCCAAGGTAGCGGGCAAGGTAGCTTTTATATCTTTTCTTCTTTTTTGATTGGTCTTGTTTCAGGCTTAATCCGATTACTACTAATTAAAAAGCAGTGGCAAAATAAAGCTTGGGTCTATGCGCTGGTGGGTATTTTGATGGAATCCATTCAAATGGTCTTCGTGGCTTTTTTTAGCGGACCAGCATTAGCGCAAATGATTGCTGGACCAATGATTATGATTAATGGCATTGGGACGTTTATTTTCATGTCCATTATTAATATCACCCTAAAACAAGAAGAACAAGCTAAAGCGGTTCAAACTCATGATGTATTAAATTTAGCAGCTCAAACTTTACCGTATTTTCGGGCAGGGTTAAAGCGGGAGTCCAGCCAAGCAGCAGCAGAAATTATTCAACGCTATACCAAATTAGCCGCAATCAGTATTACCGATAAACATCAAATTCTAGCCCATGTGGGGGCAGGCAGCGATCACCATATTCCAGAAATTGAAGTGATTACTGAACTTTCTAAAAAAGTTTTGCAATCTGGAAGTATGCTAATTGCCCATAGTAAAGAACAAATTGGGTGTAAAAATCCTAATTGTCCTTTGGCTGCTGCGATTGTTATTCCACTTTTTGCTCATGAAAAAGTTGTGGGCACACTGAAAATGTACTTTACCGATGAAACAAAATTGACTTATGTGGAAGAAGAGCTGGCAGAGGGACTAGCAACGATTTTTTCTTCTCAAATCGAGCTAGGGGAAGCAGAAGAAAGAAGTCAACTGTTAAAGGATGCCGAAATTAAATCGCTACAAGCTCAAGTAAATCCCCACTTTTTCTTTAACGCCATTAATACAATTTCCGCTTTAATGCGCCGTGATACCAATCAGGCTCGCAGTTTATTATTACAGTTAAGTACGTATTTTCGGGGGAATTTGACTGGTGCACGCCAAACAAAGCTACTTTTAAGCCAAGAATTGCAACATTTAGCAGCCTATTTACAATTAGAACAAGCTCGATTTCCTAATCGTTACCAAATCGATGTGAAAATAAAAGACGAGCTTCAATCAGCTTTGATTCCGTCATATGCTGTCCAGATTTTGGTTGAAAATGCGATTAAACATGCTTTTTCTAATCGTAAAGAAAATAATCATGTTCACGTAACCATTACCAGTAAAAAAGATGTTTTAATTTTACAAGTGGAAGACAATGGTGTGGGAATAAAAGCTACGTTATTGTCGCAATTAGGCAAACAAGCTGTTGTTTCTGAAAAAGGAACGGGGACAGCGTTGGAAAATTTGAATCGACGTTTACACAGCTTATATGGCGATGCCGGTCAGTTAAAAGCGGAAAATAAAGCAGCTGGTGGTGCGGTCTTTACCATTAGCCTACCATTGGAGCTTGAAGGAGGAAATGAATAA
- the glnA gene encoding type I glutamate--ammonia ligase translates to MPRVNYTATDIKRIVEEENVRFLRLMFTDIMGTIKNVEVPVSQLEKVLDNKMMFDGSSIEGFVRIEESDMYLYPDLSTWMIFPWESEHGKVARLICDIYNPDGTPFAGDPRGNLKRAMENMRQLGFTSFNLGPEPEFFLFKLDEDGEITTELNDAGGYFDFAPTDLGENCRRDIVLELESLGFEVEASHHEVAPGQHEIDFKYADVVDACDNIQTFKLVVKTIARKHGLHATFMPKPLFGINGSGMHCNMSLFKGKENAFYDEAGEMGLSQTAYHFLGGLIEHARAYTAVCNPIVNSYKRLVPGYEAPVYVAWSGRNRSPLIRVPESRGLSTRLELRSVDPSANPYLAMAVLLEAGLDGIRRELTPPPAVDRNIYVMNETEREEAQIKDLPSTLHNAIKALRKDEVMVDALGNHIYQNFVEAKRLEWASFRQTVSEWEREQYLELY, encoded by the coding sequence ATGCCTCGCGTAAATTACACAGCAACAGATATCAAACGTATTGTCGAAGAAGAAAATGTTCGTTTCTTACGTCTAATGTTCACAGACATTATGGGAACAATCAAAAATGTTGAAGTTCCAGTAAGTCAATTGGAAAAAGTTTTGGATAACAAAATGATGTTTGATGGTTCTTCGATTGAAGGTTTTGTCCGCATCGAAGAAAGCGATATGTATTTGTATCCAGATTTATCTACTTGGATGATCTTCCCTTGGGAAAGTGAACATGGTAAAGTCGCACGTTTGATTTGTGATATTTATAATCCTGATGGTACACCGTTTGCTGGCGATCCCCGTGGTAATTTGAAGCGCGCTATGGAAAACATGAGACAATTAGGTTTCACTTCGTTTAATTTAGGGCCAGAGCCAGAATTCTTCTTATTCAAACTAGATGAAGATGGTGAAATTACAACGGAATTAAATGATGCTGGTGGTTATTTTGATTTTGCCCCGACAGACTTAGGTGAAAATTGCCGCCGGGATATTGTGTTGGAATTAGAAAGTCTAGGCTTTGAAGTGGAAGCATCTCACCATGAAGTGGCTCCTGGACAACATGAAATCGACTTTAAATATGCCGACGTTGTCGATGCCTGTGATAATATCCAAACCTTTAAATTAGTAGTAAAAACAATTGCCCGCAAACACGGTCTACACGCGACCTTCATGCCAAAACCATTATTTGGGATTAATGGTTCAGGGATGCACTGTAATATGTCATTATTTAAAGGCAAAGAAAATGCTTTTTATGATGAAGCAGGAGAAATGGGCTTGAGCCAAACTGCATATCATTTCTTAGGCGGATTAATTGAACATGCCCGGGCTTATACAGCTGTCTGCAATCCAATCGTCAATTCATACAAACGCCTTGTTCCCGGCTATGAAGCTCCGGTTTACGTAGCTTGGTCTGGTCGCAATCGTTCACCGTTAATTCGTGTGCCAGAATCTCGTGGTCTATCAACACGTTTGGAGTTACGTTCAGTTGATCCTTCAGCTAATCCATATTTAGCAATGGCAGTATTATTAGAAGCCGGTCTTGACGGCATTCGTCGTGAATTGACGCCGCCACCAGCAGTCGATCGCAATATTTATGTCATGAATGAAACAGAAAGAGAAGAAGCGCAAATTAAAGATTTACCTTCAACATTACACAATGCGATTAAAGCGCTACGCAAAGATGAAGTAATGGTTGATGCTTTAGGGAATCATATCTACCAAAATTTTGTGGAAGCAAAACGTTTGGAATGGGCATCGTTCCGTCAAACTGTTTCTGAATGGGAAAGAGAACAATATTTAGAGTTGTATTAA
- a CDS encoding MerR family transcriptional regulator, with translation MREKELRRSMSVFPIGTVMKLTDLTARQIRYYEEQDLIHPERSEGNRRMYSLNDIDILLEIKDYLSEGLNMAGIKHAYEMQKQQEKIAKNKKPLTDQDVRQIFYDELLSQGGLTQQNPFKQGPRM, from the coding sequence ATGCGAGAAAAAGAGTTGCGCCGATCAATGTCAGTTTTTCCGATTGGGACGGTGATGAAGCTAACAGATCTTACTGCGCGACAAATTCGTTATTACGAAGAGCAAGATTTAATTCATCCCGAAAGAAGTGAAGGCAATCGTCGTATGTATTCTTTGAATGATATTGATATTTTACTTGAAATCAAGGATTACTTGTCTGAAGGTTTAAATATGGCAGGGATCAAACATGCCTATGAAATGCAAAAGCAGCAGGAAAAAATTGCAAAAAATAAAAAACCGCTGACTGACCAAGATGTTCGACAAATTTTTTATGATGAACTACTAAGCCAAGGTGGTTTAACACAACAAAATCCATTTAAGCAGGGTCCACGAATGTAG
- a CDS encoding methionine gamma-lyase family protein, with translation MNWTDEFNPSLVAAIERVEQKIAPRQEELRQIALSNQNKVLRAFSNQHISETHFLPSTGYGNDDMGRDALEAVYAETFGTQAALVRPQIVSGTHAIATALFGVLRPGDELLYITGTPYDTLLEVIGLAGNGIGSMKEYDISYRQADLTDSGEVDFDAVKAKINQKTKVVAIQRSRGYAARPSFTIAKIKEMCDFVKTIAPDVTIFVDNCYGEFAELLEPTQVGADLMAGSLIKNPGGGIAKTGGYLVGKKDLIEKCAYRLTTPGVGAEGGAMLGNVYDMLQGFFLAPHVVSQAIQGAVFTSALLAEYAIASTPKWDDPRTDLIQLVELKEKDAMITFAQAIQRFSPVDAFVAPVPSYMPGYEDDIIMAAGTFVQGASIELSADGPLREPFSLYVQGGLTYEHVKIAVANAVNAVFHQNKK, from the coding sequence ATGAATTGGACAGATGAATTTAATCCGTCTTTGGTAGCCGCAATTGAGCGAGTTGAGCAAAAAATTGCGCCACGACAAGAAGAGTTACGGCAAATTGCTTTGAGCAATCAAAATAAAGTTTTACGCGCATTTTCAAATCAGCATATTTCAGAAACGCATTTTTTACCTTCAACAGGATATGGAAATGATGATATGGGACGGGATGCTTTAGAAGCCGTTTATGCAGAAACGTTTGGTACACAGGCAGCATTAGTGCGCCCACAAATTGTTTCGGGTACCCACGCAATTGCTACGGCTTTATTTGGGGTGTTACGTCCTGGGGATGAACTACTTTATATTACGGGGACACCTTATGATACCTTGCTTGAGGTAATCGGTTTAGCCGGAAATGGAATTGGTTCAATGAAAGAGTATGACATTTCATACCGTCAAGCTGATTTGACAGACTCAGGGGAAGTCGACTTTGATGCTGTAAAAGCAAAAATTAATCAAAAAACCAAAGTGGTTGCTATTCAGCGTTCCCGTGGCTATGCTGCCAGACCTTCATTTACCATTGCAAAAATTAAGGAAATGTGTGATTTTGTTAAAACAATTGCGCCAGATGTCACTATCTTTGTTGATAATTGTTATGGCGAATTTGCTGAATTATTAGAACCAACACAAGTAGGAGCTGATTTAATGGCAGGCTCTTTGATTAAAAATCCTGGCGGCGGTATTGCCAAAACGGGTGGCTACTTAGTTGGGAAAAAAGATTTAATTGAAAAGTGTGCTTATCGTTTAACTACACCAGGTGTAGGGGCAGAAGGCGGCGCCATGTTAGGCAATGTATACGATATGCTCCAAGGTTTTTTCTTAGCCCCTCATGTCGTTAGCCAGGCTATTCAAGGTGCAGTTTTCACATCAGCGTTATTAGCAGAATATGCTATTGCGTCAACTCCTAAGTGGGACGATCCTAGAACAGATTTGATTCAATTAGTCGAACTTAAAGAAAAAGATGCGATGATTACCTTCGCACAAGCTATTCAACGTTTTTCACCAGTAGATGCCTTTGTTGCCCCGGTACCTTCTTATATGCCTGGTTATGAAGACGATATTATTATGGCAGCAGGAACTTTTGTTCAAGGTGCGAGTATTGAGTTAAGTGCAGATGGTCCTTTGCGGGAACCGTTTTCATTGTACGTTCAAGGTGGTCTAACTTATGAACATGTTAAAATTGCAGTCGCTAACGCAGTAAATGCTGTTTTTCATCAAAATAAAAAATAA
- the hflX gene encoding GTPase HflX produces the protein MEQEKVILVGVETEETWKNFGESMQELKGLTKTAKGEVCFSLIQKRPQVDRQTIIGKGKLTELKNLVESYEADLVIFNHELTPRQSQTIADFVAVPVIDRVQLILDIFALRARSKAGKLQVELAQLEYLLPRLVGQGKYLSRLGGGIGTRGPGETKLETDRRHIRNKITAIKRELKDVAAHRERTRQRRKNNRFQIGLIGYTNAGKSTIMNVLTEAKTYEQDELFATLDPLTKRWKLPEGFEVTLTDTVGFIQDLPTQLIDAFHSTLEESRDMDLLLHVVDASSPDRTQQEQTVLELMKELDFDKTPILTVYNKADKIDKAQFVPTLFPNVLISAKSSRSKAELTSAVRLQLMENLEPYNVYLKQNEGKLLAQLKSETLLVHEEFLPESEKYLVKGFALPEASVIRRMEDELDR, from the coding sequence ATGGAACAAGAAAAAGTTATTTTAGTCGGGGTAGAAACCGAAGAGACTTGGAAAAATTTTGGTGAATCTATGCAAGAATTAAAAGGTTTGACCAAAACGGCTAAAGGAGAAGTTTGTTTTTCGTTAATTCAAAAACGGCCCCAAGTGGATCGTCAAACAATTATCGGAAAAGGAAAATTGACGGAATTAAAAAATTTAGTCGAAAGTTATGAAGCAGATTTGGTAATTTTCAACCATGAACTGACACCACGTCAAAGCCAAACTATTGCCGATTTTGTAGCAGTGCCAGTTATTGACCGCGTGCAGTTAATTTTAGATATTTTTGCTTTGCGGGCACGGTCTAAAGCGGGAAAACTGCAAGTAGAATTAGCGCAATTAGAATATTTATTGCCCCGTTTAGTGGGTCAAGGTAAATATTTATCTCGCTTAGGTGGAGGGATTGGTACAAGAGGGCCTGGTGAAACCAAGTTAGAAACAGATCGACGCCATATTCGTAATAAGATAACAGCAATTAAGCGAGAATTAAAAGACGTGGCGGCCCATCGGGAACGTACGCGTCAAAGAAGAAAAAACAATCGCTTTCAAATTGGTTTAATTGGTTATACCAACGCTGGCAAGTCCACGATTATGAATGTATTAACAGAAGCAAAAACTTATGAACAAGATGAACTTTTTGCAACATTAGATCCTTTGACAAAACGCTGGAAACTGCCGGAAGGTTTTGAGGTTACGTTAACGGATACGGTTGGTTTTATTCAAGATTTACCAACGCAGTTGATTGATGCTTTTCACTCTACGTTAGAGGAAAGTCGCGATATGGACTTGTTGTTGCATGTTGTTGATGCCAGTTCACCTGATCGTACCCAACAAGAGCAGACAGTTTTAGAGCTGATGAAAGAATTGGATTTTGATAAAACCCCGATTTTAACGGTCTACAATAAGGCTGATAAAATTGATAAAGCACAATTTGTGCCAACCCTATTTCCCAACGTATTAATTTCAGCTAAGAGTAGCCGCAGTAAAGCTGAATTGACCTCGGCTGTGCGCTTGCAACTGATGGAAAACTTAGAACCTTACAATGTTTATTTAAAACAAAATGAAGGAAAATTACTGGCACAACTGAAAAGTGAAACGTTACTGGTGCATGAAGAGTTTTTGCCAGAATCAGAAAAATACTTGGTCAAAGGTTTTGCATTACCTGAAGCCAGTGTGATAAGGAGAATGGAAGATGAATTGGACAGATGA
- the miaA gene encoding tRNA (adenosine(37)-N6)-dimethylallyltransferase MiaA has product MKVLVIAGPTGVGKTALSIKLAQKFNGEIISGDSLQVYRQLDIGTAKVTKKEAADIPHHLIDICDFTAAYSAADFQKQARAKIAAISAKGKLPIVVGGTGLYIQALLYDYKLGAPEDFGQQGEHLRQKYQTYAQKEGRVALWQLLLKKDPLAAEKIHFNNERKVIRALEVFDLTGHSITKPKDEPQKLYDDFLIALTTEREVLYERINQRVELMFAAGLAKEATLLEDYEDVQAAKGIGYREFFPYFKGEISLDEVKETIKLDSRRYAKRQLTWFRNRMEVTTWVDLITQPEAIEALQQKIQAWLEE; this is encoded by the coding sequence ATGAAAGTATTAGTGATTGCAGGGCCAACTGGTGTGGGAAAAACAGCACTAAGTATTAAGCTAGCCCAAAAATTCAATGGTGAGATTATTAGCGGGGATTCATTACAAGTTTATCGTCAATTGGATATTGGGACAGCCAAAGTAACCAAAAAAGAAGCCGCGGACATTCCCCATCACCTGATTGATATTTGTGATTTTACGGCAGCGTATTCAGCTGCTGATTTTCAAAAACAAGCGCGAGCAAAAATTGCGGCAATCTCAGCCAAAGGTAAACTGCCCATTGTTGTTGGCGGAACAGGTCTTTATATCCAGGCACTGCTTTATGATTATAAATTAGGCGCGCCAGAAGATTTCGGGCAACAGGGGGAGCATTTGCGACAAAAATATCAGACTTACGCCCAAAAAGAGGGGAGAGTGGCTTTGTGGCAGCTGCTTTTAAAAAAAGATCCACTAGCCGCTGAAAAAATTCATTTTAATAATGAGCGAAAAGTCATCCGTGCATTAGAAGTCTTTGATTTAACCGGTCATAGCATTACAAAACCTAAAGATGAACCGCAAAAGCTTTACGATGATTTTTTAATCGCTTTAACCACAGAGCGAGAGGTGCTTTATGAGCGTATTAATCAGCGGGTAGAGTTGATGTTTGCTGCTGGGTTAGCAAAAGAAGCAACCCTTTTAGAAGATTATGAAGATGTCCAAGCGGCAAAAGGGATTGGTTACCGCGAATTTTTCCCTTATTTTAAAGGTGAAATTAGTCTTGATGAGGTGAAAGAGACAATTAAATTAGATTCAAGACGTTACGCAAAACGACAATTAACGTGGTTTCGTAACCGAATGGAAGTGACAACTTGGGTCGATTTGATTACGCAACCAGAAGCAATTGAAGCTTTGCAGCAGAAAATACAAGCGTGGTTGGAGGAGTAG
- a CDS encoding glycerophosphodiester phosphodiesterase family protein, translated as MTQIVAHRGASGSRPENTLPSFAEAVRADSDVIELDVHLSKDGHLIVMHDEDVERTTNGKGLIREKNLAEIKKLNAGSWFSESYQNTKVPTLKEVLDLLVMRNFRGVLLIELKTDHYHYPEIEMKTATLMTSRLWPFKHWYCSFNIDSLDIIHKLEPDTQLDLILSTSDKKVLQALDRPYIEGIHPKIDWVLKNKATLPDLPLAVRPWTIDDETLVKECVALNTAGIITNFPEKVQQYVKNARNKPNK; from the coding sequence ATGACACAAATCGTAGCCCATCGCGGTGCCAGTGGTAGCCGACCGGAAAATACACTACCTTCTTTTGCCGAAGCAGTGCGGGCAGATAGTGACGTGATTGAGTTAGATGTTCATTTGTCAAAAGACGGTCACTTAATTGTGATGCATGATGAAGACGTTGAGCGAACGACAAATGGAAAAGGCTTGATTCGAGAAAAAAACCTGGCTGAAATAAAAAAATTAAATGCCGGTAGTTGGTTTTCTGAAAGCTATCAAAATACTAAAGTACCAACCTTAAAAGAAGTGTTGGATTTATTAGTCATGCGCAATTTCCGAGGAGTATTGTTAATTGAACTAAAAACCGATCACTACCATTATCCTGAAATCGAAATGAAAACAGCTACTTTAATGACAAGTCGTCTTTGGCCTTTTAAACATTGGTATTGTAGTTTTAATATTGATTCCTTAGATATTATTCATAAATTAGAACCTGACACACAACTAGATTTGATTTTAAGCACCAGTGATAAAAAGGTACTTCAAGCACTGGACCGACCATATATTGAAGGTATCCATCCTAAAATCGACTGGGTTTTGAAAAATAAAGCAACATTACCTGATTTACCATTAGCTGTGCGTCCTTGGACGATTGATGATGAAACCCTAGTGAAGGAATGTGTTGCGTTAAATACGGCAGGAATTATTACCAATTTCCCAGAAAAAGTACAGCAATATGTAAAAAATGCACGAAATAAGCCAAATAAATGA